A genome region from Alkalimarinus coralli includes the following:
- a CDS encoding DNA/RNA non-specific endonuclease, with amino-acid sequence MGTLYSKGSTTFNYLYGPDDARFYQRKDANGELSETIYIGGGIYEEETVAGVTTLKSYVGDFLIDKREGETVTQTYTLRDHLGSVDTVVDDDVTDDLQASVIERSFFAPFGERVEDARAGTTLDPVTDDRGFTDHEHMDEVGLIHMNGRVYDPVIGRFLSADPYVQAPYFSQSYNRYSYGWNNPLSGVDPTGYEWWNPFSWDWSGESAALVNIETVGTTNYGSDDFFNPTYPETEQNYEIVADAMVEFGNDYLEKGVIPTMEMLDPRELAQSYVEDGVSAVFIAAAKKNPYVKIGERVYDNLFSGSIDYGKLDELSRPTGVSATITPDMIGTGSPASRSIIPPGWSGNGTLNNEARGHLLGNQLGGSGKIPENIVTLQQNWTNSPVMRDFESSVANVVKQGEVANYLALPIYKGNNLVPRGITIQAEGSKGFSLGVTILNPPGM; translated from the coding sequence GTGGGAACCCTCTATTCTAAAGGCAGCACCACCTTTAACTACCTCTACGGGCCAGATGATGCGCGTTTCTACCAACGTAAAGATGCTAATGGCGAACTATCTGAAACCATATACATTGGTGGCGGTATCTATGAAGAAGAGACGGTTGCAGGTGTCACAACGCTTAAGAGTTATGTGGGCGACTTCCTGATCGATAAGCGTGAAGGTGAGACGGTAACGCAGACCTATACCTTGAGAGATCATTTAGGGTCGGTTGATACCGTGGTAGATGACGATGTAACCGATGACCTACAAGCGTCAGTGATTGAACGTTCCTTCTTTGCCCCGTTTGGGGAACGGGTAGAAGATGCACGTGCTGGGACGACGTTAGACCCAGTGACCGATGACAGAGGGTTTACAGACCATGAGCATATGGATGAGGTAGGGCTCATTCATATGAACGGGCGGGTCTATGACCCGGTCATTGGGCGGTTCTTGAGTGCGGATCCTTATGTTCAGGCTCCTTATTTTAGTCAGAGTTATAATCGTTACTCTTATGGTTGGAATAACCCTCTAAGTGGTGTTGATCCAACTGGTTATGAGTGGTGGAATCCCTTTTCATGGGATTGGTCCGGTGAGTCGGCTGCTTTAGTTAACATTGAGACGGTTGGTACGACTAACTATGGAAGTGATGACTTTTTTAATCCGACATACCCTGAAACAGAGCAAAACTATGAAATAGTTGCCGATGCCATGGTGGAATTTGGGAATGACTACTTAGAAAAAGGCGTCATTCCAACAATGGAAATGCTTGATCCTCGTGAGCTTGCGCAAAGTTATGTCGAGGACGGTGTATCTGCGGTGTTTATTGCCGCTGCTAAAAAGAACCCTTATGTAAAAATTGGGGAAAGGGTCTATGATAATCTTTTTAGTGGATCTATTGACTACGGAAAGTTAGATGAACTATCGCGCCCCACAGGTGTAAGCGCAACTATTACTCCTGATATGATTGGTACAGGGTCTCCTGCAAGTCGTTCGATTATTCCTCCAGGCTGGAGTGGAAATGGCACTCTCAATAATGAGGCTAGAGGCCACCTTTTAGGTAATCAGTTGGGTGGATCAGGGAAAATCCCTGAGAACATTGTGACGTTGCAACAAAATTGGACAAATTCTCCAGTTATGAGGGATTTTGAAAGTTCAGTAGCAAATGTTGTTAAGCAGGGTGAGGTAGCAAACTATTTGGCTTTACCAATTTATAAAGGAAATAATCTTGTACCAAGAGGGATTACTATTCAGGCTGAAGGGTCTAAAGGTTTTTCATTAGGTGTTACTATATTAAACCCACCAGGAATGTGA